The genomic DNA TCTGAACAGGTCAACCACGTCAACAGGAACCGGAATGTCCGTGACGGATTTGAATGCCGGGATGTCCCACACCGTGGATCGCTTGGGATGCACCGGAATGATCTCGAATCCCATATCGATCATGGTCCGCCCGACGCCGTCCACAGGGCGGGACGGTTTGTCCACAGCTCCTACCACGGCAATGGTCTTGACCTCATGCAGGAGCGGAGCTACCTCTTTCATATTGAATAGCATAATTTCACCTCATCTGACTGTGACGTCTTGTACAGCAAAGAATGGGGATTGCCTAGTTGTAATACCGAGAAGGAGTCATCATGTTTGAACCACTTGCCCGAATCCCGGACGCTGAATTGCATCGCCGTCAGGATTCGGTTCGCCATTATTTACAGACCGTTGCCCCGGAGGCGGGGGGAATCCTCGTTTTTTCCCGATTGAATATATATTATCTGACCGGCACGTTTGGCCAGGGGGTTTTGTGGTTGCCTATGGATGGAAAGCCTGTCCTGCTTATTCGAACCGGTCTCAATCGTGCCCGGTTGGAAGCGGGTGTGGAGCATATTTTGCCGTTCAAGTCCTATTCTCAGCTTGCCGGACTGTGTGCGGATGCGGGAAGTCCCTTTCCGCAAACCATTGCTGTCGTTATGGCCGGTCTGACGTGGCAACTCGGGTCGATGTTGGCTGCCAAGTTGAAGGAATACACGCTTGTTCCGGGCGATCACGCCGTGGCTCTGGCCAAGATGGTCAAGTCTGAATTCGAGTTGGACATCCTCCGGCGATGCGGAGCGTTGCATCACACCAGTCTTCATGATTTGTTGCCAGCGAAATTGAAACCCGGCATGACGGAACGGGAAATCGCCCATCAAGCGTGGGAGGTCTTTTTTTCGCAGGGGCACATGGGCATGTTGCGGATGCAGGCGCACGGCGAAGAAATTTTTCTCGGTCATGTCGCTGCTGGAGATTCCGGGAATTACCCCAGCGGCTTCAATGGACCGCTTGGGTTGCGGGGGGAGCATCCCGCGTCCGTTTTCATGGGCAATGCGAACAAGGTCTGGGAATACGGCGAACCGCTGATGTTGGACATTGGTTTTCAGATCGAGGGGTACCACACTGACAAGACCCAGGCCTATTTCGCGGGACCGGAATCCGCCAAAAGCGACGCCATTCGTGCGGCGCATGATTTTTGTGTGGCCATGCAGGAGTGGTGTTGCGAAACCGCCAAACCGGGCGTCACGCCTGCCGAGTTGTACGCCTATTGTATCGATCAAGCGGAAAAACAGGGGTTTGCTGACGGGTTCATGGGATTGGACGAGAGCAAGGTGCCATTCATTGGCCATGGTATCGGTTTGACCATTGACGAATATCCACCCATTGCCAGAGGTTTTGATGTGCCGCTTGAAAAGGGCATGGTCCTTGCGTTTGAGCCGAAGCAGAGTATTCGAGGCGTGGCCATGGTCGGCGTTGAGAATACTTTTGAAATCACGGACACCGGCTGTCGATCAATTTCCGGCGACACGTATGAAATGATTCCGATCGAATAACAGATGGCGGACATGTTTGGTCCAGCACGTGGCGGGACAATGAAGGGCTGTCGGTTTATTGACCGGCGGCCATCATTTTGTTGACCACAAGGTGATGAAAAGGCCGAACGCAGGTGAAATAGACCGGTCCGGTCCAGCGGTTGTAGTGAACGATTGATCCGACATGCATTGTGTTCATGCCATTGTCGAGCGGTTCTGTCGCAACGATTAAATGGGCAGTGAGGTGATCTGCCACATGCTCGACCGCCAAATAGACGTTTTCTTTGCCATGGGTCACGGTAAAGGCATGGCATGGAGCACCGGGTGTGAAGGAAATGTCGTCGGGTTGAATCGGTGTCCCATCAATGGTTTCCTGTTTCATGCCGAGAAATCGGACAAAGACAGCCCGGATTTTGTACAGAGCCGTGAGCCATGCTGGTGAATAATACAGAAAATCGGCGAGGAATTCGCGAAGCGTCTTGCGTGTTTCGATGGATTTGACATCCACGTAGTCAGCGTTGGCAAAAAGGTGCGTCAATTCTGGAATGGACTTGAAGTACGTTTTTGCCATGGAATGCTCCTTGAGAGGCGCACGGTGTGAACCGTGCGCCTTTTTTTGGGGTTATTCGTATGCAGCTTCAAAAATGGAGATGACGTCCTCAATGGTCATTTGGACCGGAGTGATGTCAAAAAGCGCGCCCATGGTGGTCAGGGCGTTCTCAGCCAGGGCCGGAATCTCTTCCCGGGTCACGCCGTAGTCGGACAGTTTTTCGTCGGCCAGTCCAACGTCTGAAATGAGGGTGTCGAGCGCATCGAGGAAGGCCACGCCGCTGACTTCTTCATCAATATTTTCTGCCAAGGTGTCTCCCATGGCGAGTGCGAGATCCTGCAAACGGTCTTCGCCACAGGCTGCCAGGAATCCGAAGTAGGCACGGGAAATCAAGACCAGTCCGGCTCCGTGCGGCAGGTCCGGGTGGAAGGCGGACAGGGCGTGCTCAAGGGAGTGGTGCGAAATACAGGAAGAATAGGATTCGCACAATCCGGCTGCGGTGCAGGCCCATGCCATGATGGTACGGGCTTCGAGGTCTTCGCCGTTTGTAACTGCCTGGGGCAGGGTGTGGGCGATAAGGTGGACGGCTTCCAGAGCGAGCATATCGCTGGCTGGTTGCCGACAGGTTGCCAGATAGGCCTCGACAGCGTGGAAGAAGGCATCCATGCCGGTGTAGGCGGTCTGTCTGGGCGGCACGGAAATCATCAGTGTCGGGTCCACGATGGACAGGGACGGGAAAGTGGAATCATTGCCCCATCCGATTTTTTCATTGGTGCCGGATTTGCTGATGACGGTCCATGGGTCTGCTTCGGTACCGGTTCCGGCAGTGGTGGGGATGGCCACAATGGGGAGCGCGTCTTTTTCAGGCTCCTGCCCGCCGCCGCTTCCGGATTGCATGTAATCCCAGTAATAGCCCGGATTGGTTGCCATGAGTGCAATGGATTTGGCCGCGTCAATCGTGGACCCGCCACCGAGTCCCACGATGAAATTGATGTCATTTTCACGGCAGATGGCTGCGGCTTGATCAACCGTGTCAGATTCTGGATTTGGACGAATTTTATCAAAGACAATGGTCTGCACGTCTTGTTTGGCCAACTGGCTCTGGACGGTCGCCAGATAGCCCTGTTTGACCATGACGCCGGACTCGCCAATGACCACCATGGCTTTGCTGCCACGGGGAAGATGCGGTGTATCGCCCAGTTGTTTCAGGGTGTCTGGCCCGAAAACAATCCGCGTGGGCATGAAATATTGAAAGTTCAGCATTGAAGTCTCCTTGTTTGCAGGGGGTGTTATAGCGATTTCATGATGTTTTCAAGTTGATCGACAGTGAAAAGATCGCGCAGGACAATCGGTGTTGACGGGGATTCCTTGGTGAAGATCGCGGCAGTGGGGATACTTCGACTGCCAAGGGCCTTGAGAAGGGCTTCGGCCTCGGGGTTGCGGTCTGTCATGTCCACCTTGATGAAGGTGATGGAATACGCCTGCTTCCAGCGGGAGATATTTTTATCGGTCAGGACCGTGGCTTCCAAGACTTTGCATGTCGGGCACCAGTCCGCAGTGAAGTCCAGAAACAGTATTTCCTTGCCCATTTTTTGTTGCGTCGCGACAGGGTGAAAGTCCGCCCATGGGTTGTTTTCAACCGCTGGCGGCAGTGTCCAGACAATTGAAGCCACCAGCAAGGCAATTGTGGCGAGCCGAATGCTCCATTTTGTGTTTGATCGTGCGGCCTTCGTTCGTATCCAGAGCCAGCCACCAAACAGCAGCGTCCAGAGCGGGGCAAGGATGCGCAGGCTTTCGCTGCCAAGGGCAATGGCGATCAGATAAAAGGCGGTCCCGAGGAGGAAGAAGGCAATGCCTTTTTCCACGTATTCGATCCATGGACCGGATTTTGGCAGGAATCGGGCAAGTTTTGGGTTGATTATCATGAGGATATATGGACTGGACATGCCGATGCCGATGGAAATGAACACAGTGGCTATGACTAGCGGTCCCTGAATGAGTGCCCAACCAAGAACGCCGCCGAGAAATGGGCCACTGCATGGTGTGGCCAGAAGCGTGGTCAACATGCCGGTGAAAAAAGCTTGTTTTCGAGGATTGGCGTGTCCCGCTCCGAATTTCAAGTCAATGACAGGCAGGTGGAACAGTCCGAACAGGCTGAGACCGAGTGCGCCCATGATCGCGGCAATGGCAAGGACGAGCCACTGATATTGGAAGAGTGCTCCCCAGGCCTGGCCCGTGGCTCCGAGCACAATGGCTAAAAAGAGGAAAAAGCTGAGAACTCCCAGAATGAAAAAGACATTATGTTCGCGAAACGCTGCTACCGGGTTTTTGCCGTCCTCGGTGGTGTTGGCACCGAGCAAGGCCGAGAGTTTGAGGCTGACCACCGGCAGGACGCACGGCATAATGTTCAGAATCAAACCTGCCAGCAGTCCCATGAGGATGGCGGATAGCAGGCTTGAGACCTCCAGGCCGGGCTGAAGGTACGTTGGAGAAAATTGCCAGTCGATGACGGGGCTTTCTGCCACAGAGCCTTCTGCTGCGCTGGGCAGAGGGGTGTCATTTTGCTGTCGAGCCAGTTCGGAAAAAGTGGTCCACCATGGCTGTGCGTCAGCCGGAGGCAGTCCTGAAGGCGTTGTTTCAGGATTCTCAAAGGCCAAATCGAGGCGTGTGGGGACGCATTTAGTGGGATGGCAGAGGAGCATGTCCAGATTCAGGAGAATCGGGAATGGGGTGGGTTGTGTGTCGGGAACCACCACAAACAGTTGGGTGCCGTCGAGATATGCTGCAATCGTCACCGACGGGTCATAGCTGTCTTTTTTCGGGGTGCCTTTTGGATAGATGACCCGAAGCGGGGTGCCGTCGGCAGTTATGGCTGACAAATGCGTGGGCTTTCCTGAGTCGCCTGGAATATTGGAGTAGGCGTACCATTCAGGATTGATATCCAGCGTGATTGTCAGGAGCGTTGCACCTGCCTCTGATGTATTGAGAACGCCCGGCGCAATGCTGTAGGCGTGGATAAGTGCCTTCATCGGCGATGGTTGTGCCTGTGCCGGACAGACCGCTGAAATCAGTGTGAGGGCAAGCGCAAAGAGCAGAATTGGAAGTGGCTTGTTGTCGTACATTTGCATCCTAATTGAAAAAAATGAAAAAAAGTTAAAATTAGTTGTTGACATTTTTTGGGGCGACTTATAGAAACCTCTTCGTCGCTGCGGGAACGCAGGGCGGAAGTGGGTCACTAGCTCAATTGGCAGAGCAGCGGACTCTTAATCCGGAGGTTCAAGGTTCGATTCCTTGGTGACCCACCACTTCGAAATCATGACCCTGTCAGAAATGGCAGGGTTTTTTCGTATGGTTTCAGTTTTATACAGCGCACACATTTGGGAGAACGTCCTTTTTCGGCGACTCTACGCACCTCGGAGAAGAGAGGCAAGCGTGTGCATCAATCCAATAGAAAAGGCCGGGAACCTTTCCCGGCCTGACCATTTGTCCTTTTTTAGCCGCCGAACCAACCCGGTGCGATGACTTCGAGTGCTTTGGTATAATGGACTCGCAAATCTTCGAACTTGCCGCCTATGATTTTTTCCTGTGCTCCAAGACTGGAGGGACAGGTTTGTTGCATTTCTTCAGAGATGGCTTCGAGTTCCTTGACGGTGGATTTGATGAGTATGACGGTGTCTCTGACATCGTCGCCCTTGTCTGAAACCAGAACATCATACAACCGGGCTTTCCAGGTGTTCAGTTCCATTTCCAACCCCTTGCAGTAATGGGCAACAGCTTCCTGCTTTCCGGCATCTGTGGGGCACCCATCAATACCCATACAACTGGGACACGGTCCGGGGTAATCCATGTTCGGCATAACGCCCTCCTTTGTTCGGTTGATAAAATTTCAGCCACTATCAAAAAGGTATACCATTTCACACATTGTTGACGAGTGGTGTTCTCTTTTTGTCATGATTTTCTAACGAAGGACGATTTTTTCGCCCACGAAAAAGGCACCTCCGGTTGAACCGAAGGTGCCTTGAGTCTGGCGTATACTGACGTCTATTCGTCGTCGCAGCCACCAGCCATGTGTTTCAAAGTGTCATATCGCTTGTTGAAGTCGATTTCGATTTTTTTCCGATATTTCGTGGAGAATTCCGGGTAGAACCGTTCCAGCATGGCATACCGGTTTTCGCCGGACAGGAATTCCTGCAACGTGCCGTCAGGGGCTTTTGACTCCAGAATGAACGGATTGTCGCCCGTGTCAGCCAAGATCGGATTGTAGCGATACAGCGGCCAATACCCGGATTCAACGGCCCGTTTCTGTTCGAATTGAGTCTTGCCCATTCCCTGTTTGATTCCCTGGTTGATGCAGGGCGCGTAGGCGATGATGAGGGACGGGCCGGGATAGGCTTCGGCTTCCTTGATTGCCTTCAGGAATTGGTTCTTGTTGGCACCCATGGCCACGGATGCGACGTAGACGTATCCGTATGTCATGGCCATGCGGCCGAGATCCTTTTTGGCCGTGGGTTTGCCCGCTGCCGCGAATTTGGCGATGGACCCCATGGGCGTCGCTTTGGACGACTGGCCGCCCGTGTTGGAATAGACCTCGGTATCCAGCACCAGGACGTTGATGTCCTTGCCGGACGCCAGCACATGATCCAATCCGCCGTATCCGATGTCGTAGGCCCAGCCGTCGCCGCCAAAGATCCAGACAGACTGTTTGGTGAACAGGTCGGCCATGGACATGATTTCCTGCAAGGATTCGTCAGGTGTCCCGGAGAGTGCTGCTTTGAGCGCGTCACCCGTGATGCGGGAGGCGTCTGCGTCGTCTTTTGCTTCAAGCCAGTTGGTGAGGGCGGACTTGATGTCGCCGGTCGTGGTTTCCATGGCCTGGGTTGCGAGATCGACGAGATGGGCGCGGCGTTGGTCTGTGGCCATTTCAATACCGAAGCCGAACTCTGCGGCGTCTTCGAACAGAGAGTTGCCCCAGGCCGGACCGTACCCATCGCTATTGGTACAATATGGAGAGGTCGGTGCCGATGCGCCCCAGATGGAGGAACAGCCCGTGGCATTGGCGATCACCATGCGTTCACCAAAGAGCTGGGTGAGGACTTTGACGTATGGTGTTTCGCCGCATCCCGCACAGGCTCCCGAGAATTCCATGAGGGATTTGCGGAACTGACTGCCCTTGACGGATTCGCGACCAAAGGCGTCCTTGTAGGAAATCGAATCTGAAAAGGTGAAGTTGGGTTCCTGATCCGTTTTTTGGGTGGCGATGGGCTTCATGACCAGAGCCTTGTCCTTGGCCGGACAGATGTCGGCACAGTTGCCGCATCCCAGACAATCAAGGGTGTTGACTTGCATCCGATACTGCATCCCTTTGACATCTTTGCCCATGGCCTTGATTGTTGTGAACGACTCTGGGGCCGTTTGTAGCTCCGTGTCGTCAGCAAGGATCGGGCGAAGTGCGGAATGAGGGCAGACAAAGGCGCATTGGTTGCATTGAATGCAGTTGTCGGCGATCCATTCCGGGACCATGATGGCAACGCCACGTTTTTCGTATTTGCTGGTGGAAACCGGCATGGTTCCATCCTGTGAAAAGGCGGAAACAGGCAATGTGTCGCCTTTTTGTGCAAGGACGGGACGCATTACGTCAGTGACATAGGCCGGTTCATCGCGAGACGGTTCCGGGCTATCTTGTGCTGTTTTCCACGCTGCGGGAACCGGAATTGCAACAATGGCATCTTCGGCATTGTCAACCGCCGCATTGTTCATGGAGACGATCTTCGGGCCTTTTTTGCCATAGGCCGTTTCGATGCCCGCCTTGAGCAGAGTGACGGCTTTTTCGAACGGCATGACGTCCGCCAATTTGAAGAACGCGGTCTGCATGACCATGTTGATACGACCGCCAAGGCCGACTTCTCCCGCGATTTTTACCGCATCTACCGTGTAGAATTTAAGATTTTTTTCCGCAATGGTTCGCCGCATGGCCGCCGGGAGTTTTGTGTCCATCTGTTCGGCAGTCCAGGGGCAGTTCAGGACAAAGGTGCCTCCGTCCTTGATGCCGTCCAACACGTCATATTGTGTCACGTAGTTCGGGTTGTGGCAGGCCACATAATCGGCATTCGTGATCAGGTACGTGGATTGAATGGGGCTTGTGCCAAACCGCAGGTGCGAGATGGTGATTCCCCCGGATTTTTTCGAATCATAGGCAAAATAGCCCTGCGCAAACATGTCGGTATTGTCACCGATGATTTTGATTGCCTGTTTGTTGGCACCAACCGTGCCGTCCGAGCCAAGACCCCAGAATTTACATTGGACGGTTCCGGCAGGCGTCGTGTCCTCACATGCGCAGTCCGGCAGCGAGGTCTTGGAGACATCGTCAGTAATGCCGACGGTAAAGCCGTGACGCGGAGCATCCAGCGAATCGAAGACCGCTTTGACCTGTGCCGGAGTGAATTCCTTTGAGCCAAGACCGTAGCGACCACCGACAATGGTGGGAGCGTCAGCTTTTCCGGCATAGACTGCGCAGATATCCAGATACAGGGGATCACCCAGTGAGCCGGGTTCCTTGGTCCGGTCCAGAACCGCGATTTTTTGGACGGTCTCGGGAATGGCGGACAACAGGTGCTTGATCGAGAAGGGGCGGAACAGGCGGACCTTGACGAGGCCGACCTTGCTACCGGTCGCATTGAGATGATTGACGGTTTCTTCGATACATTCGCACGCCGATCCCATGCCAATGATGATCCGTTCGGCTTCGGGGTGTCCAACGTACTCGAACAGTTTGTACTGTCGGCCCGTGATTTCGCCCACCTTGTC from Pseudodesulfovibrio sp. JC047 includes the following:
- a CDS encoding CoA-binding protein; this encodes MLFNMKEVAPLLHEVKTIAVVGAVDKPSRPVDGVGRTMIDMGFEIIPVHPKRSTVWDIPAFKSVTDIPVPVDVVDLFRAAPFCPDHAREVLKMAPLPKIFWMQSGIVSPEARAILEGSGIVVVEDRCLKVELQALGITR
- a CDS encoding Xaa-Pro peptidase family protein, yielding MFEPLARIPDAELHRRQDSVRHYLQTVAPEAGGILVFSRLNIYYLTGTFGQGVLWLPMDGKPVLLIRTGLNRARLEAGVEHILPFKSYSQLAGLCADAGSPFPQTIAVVMAGLTWQLGSMLAAKLKEYTLVPGDHAVALAKMVKSEFELDILRRCGALHHTSLHDLLPAKLKPGMTEREIAHQAWEVFFSQGHMGMLRMQAHGEEIFLGHVAAGDSGNYPSGFNGPLGLRGEHPASVFMGNANKVWEYGEPLMLDIGFQIEGYHTDKTQAYFAGPESAKSDAIRAAHDFCVAMQEWCCETAKPGVTPAELYAYCIDQAEKQGFADGFMGLDESKVPFIGHGIGLTIDEYPPIARGFDVPLEKGMVLAFEPKQSIRGVAMVGVENTFEITDTGCRSISGDTYEMIPIE
- a CDS encoding DUF2867 domain-containing protein; translation: MAKTYFKSIPELTHLFANADYVDVKSIETRKTLREFLADFLYYSPAWLTALYKIRAVFVRFLGMKQETIDGTPIQPDDISFTPGAPCHAFTVTHGKENVYLAVEHVADHLTAHLIVATEPLDNGMNTMHVGSIVHYNRWTGPVYFTCVRPFHHLVVNKMMAAGQ
- a CDS encoding iron-containing alcohol dehydrogenase, whose protein sequence is MLNFQYFMPTRIVFGPDTLKQLGDTPHLPRGSKAMVVIGESGVMVKQGYLATVQSQLAKQDVQTIVFDKIRPNPESDTVDQAAAICRENDINFIVGLGGGSTIDAAKSIALMATNPGYYWDYMQSGSGGGQEPEKDALPIVAIPTTAGTGTEADPWTVISKSGTNEKIGWGNDSTFPSLSIVDPTLMISVPPRQTAYTGMDAFFHAVEAYLATCRQPASDMLALEAVHLIAHTLPQAVTNGEDLEARTIMAWACTAAGLCESYSSCISHHSLEHALSAFHPDLPHGAGLVLISRAYFGFLAACGEDRLQDLALAMGDTLAENIDEEVSGVAFLDALDTLISDVGLADEKLSDYGVTREEIPALAENALTTMGALFDITPVQMTIEDVISIFEAAYE
- a CDS encoding cytochrome c biogenesis protein CcdA; this translates as MYDNKPLPILLFALALTLISAVCPAQAQPSPMKALIHAYSIAPGVLNTSEAGATLLTITLDINPEWYAYSNIPGDSGKPTHLSAITADGTPLRVIYPKGTPKKDSYDPSVTIAAYLDGTQLFVVVPDTQPTPFPILLNLDMLLCHPTKCVPTRLDLAFENPETTPSGLPPADAQPWWTTFSELARQQNDTPLPSAAEGSVAESPVIDWQFSPTYLQPGLEVSSLLSAILMGLLAGLILNIMPCVLPVVSLKLSALLGANTTEDGKNPVAAFREHNVFFILGVLSFFLFLAIVLGATGQAWGALFQYQWLVLAIAAIMGALGLSLFGLFHLPVIDLKFGAGHANPRKQAFFTGMLTTLLATPCSGPFLGGVLGWALIQGPLVIATVFISIGIGMSSPYILMIINPKLARFLPKSGPWIEYVEKGIAFFLLGTAFYLIAIALGSESLRILAPLWTLLFGGWLWIRTKAARSNTKWSIRLATIALLVASIVWTLPPAVENNPWADFHPVATQQKMGKEILFLDFTADWCPTCKVLEATVLTDKNISRWKQAYSITFIKVDMTDRNPEAEALLKALGSRSIPTAAIFTKESPSTPIVLRDLFTVDQLENIMKSL
- the nifJ gene encoding pyruvate:ferredoxin (flavodoxin) oxidoreductase, with protein sequence MSKKMMKTMDGNTAAAHVAYALSETAAIYPITPSTPMGEIADEWAAQGRKNIFGQKVQIRQMQSEAGAAGAVHGSLAGGALTTTFTASQGLLLMIPNMYKISGELLPGVFHVSARAVAGHALSIFGDHQDVMATRQTGFAMLFSNSVQEVMDLSLVAHLSSIESSIPFMSIFDGFRTSHEIQKINVIDYEDMKPLVNREKLAKFRARAMNPEHPNIRGTAQNPDIYFQGRETTNAYYDAIPDMVTDAMDKVGEITGRQYKLFEYVGHPEAERIIIGMGSACECIEETVNHLNATGSKVGLVKVRLFRPFSIKHLLSAIPETVQKIAVLDRTKEPGSLGDPLYLDICAVYAGKADAPTIVGGRYGLGSKEFTPAQVKAVFDSLDAPRHGFTVGITDDVSKTSLPDCACEDTTPAGTVQCKFWGLGSDGTVGANKQAIKIIGDNTDMFAQGYFAYDSKKSGGITISHLRFGTSPIQSTYLITNADYVACHNPNYVTQYDVLDGIKDGGTFVLNCPWTAEQMDTKLPAAMRRTIAEKNLKFYTVDAVKIAGEVGLGGRINMVMQTAFFKLADVMPFEKAVTLLKAGIETAYGKKGPKIVSMNNAAVDNAEDAIVAIPVPAAWKTAQDSPEPSRDEPAYVTDVMRPVLAQKGDTLPVSAFSQDGTMPVSTSKYEKRGVAIMVPEWIADNCIQCNQCAFVCPHSALRPILADDTELQTAPESFTTIKAMGKDVKGMQYRMQVNTLDCLGCGNCADICPAKDKALVMKPIATQKTDQEPNFTFSDSISYKDAFGRESVKGSQFRKSLMEFSGACAGCGETPYVKVLTQLFGERMVIANATGCSSIWGASAPTSPYCTNSDGYGPAWGNSLFEDAAEFGFGIEMATDQRRAHLVDLATQAMETTTGDIKSALTNWLEAKDDADASRITGDALKAALSGTPDESLQEIMSMADLFTKQSVWIFGGDGWAYDIGYGGLDHVLASGKDINVLVLDTEVYSNTGGQSSKATPMGSIAKFAAAGKPTAKKDLGRMAMTYGYVYVASVAMGANKNQFLKAIKEAEAYPGPSLIIAYAPCINQGIKQGMGKTQFEQKRAVESGYWPLYRYNPILADTGDNPFILESKAPDGTLQEFLSGENRYAMLERFYPEFSTKYRKKIEIDFNKRYDTLKHMAGGCDDE